The following proteins come from a genomic window of Pseudomonas sp. WJP1:
- a CDS encoding SfnB family sulfur acquisition oxidoreductase, with translation MSQSAVYPINPPAAHRIVDEAQALQVAEQVAAILLEQDAERDRTRQVPAEIVDLYSNSGLWGITVPREFGGAQVSSAVLAQVIAIISAADPSLGQIPQNHYCLLEDIRLQGTPQQQAHFFGLALQGHRFANALSETGGKNVQDIQATIRRYGDGHVINGRKGYCTGSLYAHWLAVLALDEEQKGQLAFVERGTKGLVIVDDWDSIGQRTTSSGTVLAEDLHVAAFNLFPTYRSYECPTLAGPFAQLTTAAIDAGIARAALRDTIAFVRHSARPWIDAGVEKASEDPLTIIQVGGLEIRLEAAEALLERAGRALDAARPAPDEDNVARASLAVAKAKVLTTEIAIEATNKLFELGGTRSTLKKHKFDRHWRNARVHTLHDPVRWKYHVVGNWLLNGVKPPRHDWS, from the coding sequence ATGTCCCAATCTGCCGTTTATCCGATCAACCCGCCGGCCGCCCACCGGATCGTCGACGAAGCCCAAGCGCTGCAGGTGGCCGAGCAGGTCGCCGCGATCCTGCTGGAGCAGGATGCCGAGCGCGACCGCACACGCCAGGTGCCCGCCGAGATCGTCGACCTGTATTCCAACAGTGGCCTGTGGGGCATCACCGTGCCCAGGGAGTTCGGCGGTGCGCAGGTGTCCAGTGCGGTACTGGCGCAAGTCATTGCGATCATTTCGGCAGCCGATCCGTCCCTGGGACAGATCCCGCAAAACCACTATTGCCTGCTCGAAGACATTCGCCTGCAAGGCACCCCGCAGCAGCAGGCGCATTTCTTTGGCCTGGCTTTGCAAGGCCACCGGTTCGCCAATGCCTTGTCGGAAACCGGCGGCAAAAACGTGCAAGACATCCAGGCAACCATCCGTCGTTACGGCGACGGTCATGTGATCAATGGACGCAAGGGTTACTGCACCGGGTCGCTGTATGCCCACTGGCTGGCGGTGCTGGCGCTGGATGAAGAACAGAAGGGTCAGCTGGCTTTCGTCGAACGCGGCACGAAAGGGCTGGTGATTGTCGACGACTGGGACAGCATCGGTCAGCGCACTACCTCCAGCGGCACCGTCTTGGCCGAGGATCTGCACGTCGCGGCGTTCAACCTGTTTCCGACGTACCGCTCCTACGAATGCCCGACCTTGGCCGGCCCGTTCGCCCAGTTGACCACCGCTGCCATCGATGCCGGCATCGCCCGTGCGGCCCTGCGCGACACCATCGCGTTCGTCCGGCACTCCGCCCGGCCATGGATTGACGCCGGCGTGGAAAAAGCCAGCGAAGACCCGCTGACCATCATTCAGGTCGGGGGGCTGGAGATTCGCCTGGAAGCCGCCGAAGCCTTGCTGGAACGGGCTGGTCGTGCACTGGATGCGGCGCGTCCGGCACCCGATGAAGACAACGTTGCCCGTGCGTCCCTGGCCGTTGCCAAGGCCAAGGTGCTGACCACTGAAATCGCCATTGAAGCCACCAACAAACTGTTCGAGCTCGGTGGCACCCGTTCGACCCTGAAAAAACACAAATTCGATCGGCACTGGCGCAACGCCCGGGTCCACACCCTGCACGACCCGGTGCGCTGGAAGTACCACGTGGTCGGCAACTGGTTGCTCAATGGCGTGAAACCGCCACGTCATGACTGGTCGTGA
- a CDS encoding sigma-54 interaction domain-containing protein, translated as MQLLTLPPSPALATSIRATAQVFEDPKSQALLAHLQQVAPSDASVLIIGETGTGKELVARHIHNLSARRNRPFVAVNCGAFSESLVEAELFGHEKGAFTGALSAKAGWFEEANGGTLFLDEIGDLPMAIQVKLLRVLQEREVVRLGSRKSIPIDVRVLAATNVQLEKAINAGHFREDLYYRLDVVSLDLSPLRDRPGDILPLTRHFINAYSQRLGYGTITISKEAELKLRSYSWPGNIRELENVIHHTLLICRNGVIERDDLRLSNMRIERQDDYHTQVDDSAEALLDRAFQKLFEQQAGALHEKVEDALMRAAYRFSHYNQVHTAALLGLSRNVTRTRLIKIGELAVNKRRPTENIQGERLMQLSI; from the coding sequence ATGCAACTGCTGACCTTACCGCCCTCGCCCGCTCTGGCCACGTCGATCCGCGCCACGGCACAGGTCTTCGAAGACCCGAAGTCCCAGGCCTTGCTGGCGCATCTGCAACAAGTCGCCCCCAGTGACGCCAGCGTGCTGATCATTGGCGAAACCGGCACCGGCAAAGAGTTGGTGGCGCGACATATCCACAACCTCAGCGCCCGGCGCAACCGGCCATTCGTGGCGGTGAACTGCGGTGCGTTCTCCGAATCCCTGGTCGAAGCCGAATTGTTCGGCCATGAAAAAGGTGCGTTCACCGGCGCCCTGAGCGCCAAGGCCGGCTGGTTCGAGGAAGCCAACGGGGGCACCTTGTTCCTCGACGAAATCGGCGATTTGCCGATGGCGATCCAGGTCAAATTGTTGCGCGTGTTGCAGGAGCGCGAAGTGGTGCGCCTGGGTTCGCGCAAGAGCATTCCCATCGATGTGCGCGTACTCGCGGCCACCAACGTGCAACTGGAAAAAGCCATCAACGCCGGGCACTTTCGCGAAGACCTGTATTACCGGCTCGACGTCGTCAGCCTGGACCTGAGCCCGCTGCGCGATCGCCCGGGCGACATCCTGCCGCTGACGCGTCACTTCATCAACGCCTACAGCCAGCGCCTTGGCTACGGCACCATCACCATCAGCAAAGAGGCCGAACTGAAACTGCGCAGCTACAGTTGGCCGGGCAATATCCGCGAACTGGAAAACGTGATTCACCACACCCTGTTGATTTGCCGCAACGGCGTGATCGAACGCGATGACCTGCGCCTGTCGAACATGCGCATCGAGCGTCAGGACGACTACCACACCCAGGTCGACGACAGCGCCGAAGCCCTGCTCGACCGGGCCTTCCAGAAGCTCTTCGAACAACAGGCCGGCGCGCTGCATGAGAAAGTCGAAGACGCCTTGATGCGCGCCGCCTACCGTTTCAGCCACTACAACCAGGTGCACACCGCCGCCCTGCTGGGGCTGAGCCGTAACGTGACCCGCACGCGCCTGATAAAGATCGGTGAACTGGCGGTGAACAAACGCCGGCCCACGGAAAACATTCAGGGCGAGCGCTTGATGCAGCTGTCGATCTAA
- a CDS encoding PepSY-associated TM helix domain-containing protein, producing the protein MSKKSRSKIWFLVHSWLALPIWFFVLIVCVTGTLAVVSQEIVWLANPQMRASQPADDAPRLNYDQIVAAIKQAEPDIIVDSISRPDEAHFALDVRVNYPDGRELTVYVNPYTGAIQGPAPQFNFQAFTRALHGWWLVPFTNGYSWGWYLVSFLSLPMLASLVTGLVVYKRFWKGFFRPTLRIRHGARIFWGDFHRLSGIWSIWFIAVISVTSTWFLIEAFMFDNQISISTAPVAAVVPRESVPLTTDGAPAPMISLEAAIREAKERIPGLDESFVSMPANAYSYLSVGGRSWYPLMFQTADINPYTGEVAATRLLSDRSGLEFVTESMRPLHTGDFGGIWIKLIWCFFGLLLSMMVLSGLLIWTKRTALATANALKRSTKRPRNELATASSAETTEVSQ; encoded by the coding sequence ATGTCGAAGAAATCCCGTTCAAAAATCTGGTTCCTGGTCCACAGCTGGCTGGCACTGCCGATCTGGTTTTTCGTGTTGATCGTCTGTGTGACCGGCACGCTGGCAGTGGTCAGCCAGGAAATCGTCTGGCTGGCTAATCCGCAAATGCGCGCCAGCCAACCTGCGGATGACGCGCCACGGCTCAATTACGACCAGATCGTCGCCGCGATCAAGCAAGCCGAGCCCGACATCATCGTCGACAGCATCAGCCGCCCCGACGAAGCGCATTTCGCCCTGGACGTGCGCGTCAACTACCCCGACGGGCGAGAGTTGACGGTGTACGTCAACCCATACACCGGTGCCATCCAGGGCCCCGCTCCGCAATTCAACTTCCAGGCGTTCACCCGTGCCCTGCATGGCTGGTGGCTGGTGCCGTTCACCAACGGCTACAGCTGGGGCTGGTACCTGGTATCGTTCCTCAGCCTGCCGATGCTGGCCTCCCTGGTGACGGGTCTCGTGGTGTACAAGCGCTTCTGGAAAGGCTTTTTCCGGCCAACCCTGCGCATTCGCCATGGCGCACGGATTTTTTGGGGCGACTTCCACCGCCTCAGCGGCATCTGGTCGATCTGGTTCATCGCGGTGATTTCCGTCACCAGCACCTGGTTCCTGATCGAAGCGTTCATGTTCGATAACCAGATTTCCATCTCCACCGCGCCGGTGGCGGCCGTGGTCCCGCGGGAAAGCGTGCCGCTCACCACCGATGGCGCGCCGGCACCGATGATCAGCCTGGAAGCGGCAATCCGCGAGGCCAAAGAGCGTATTCCGGGGCTCGACGAGAGCTTTGTCAGTATGCCGGCCAACGCCTACAGCTACCTGTCGGTAGGCGGGCGCAGCTGGTACCCGCTGATGTTCCAGACCGCCGACATCAACCCGTACACCGGTGAAGTCGCCGCCACGCGCCTGCTGTCGGACCGCTCGGGCCTGGAGTTCGTGACCGAATCCATGCGTCCGCTGCACACCGGTGATTTCGGCGGGATCTGGATCAAGCTGATCTGGTGCTTCTTCGGCCTGCTGCTGAGCATGATGGTGCTCAGCGGCCTGTTGATCTGGACCAAGCGCACCGCCCTGGCCACGGCCAACGCGCTCAAGCGCAGCACCAAACGCCCACGCAACGAGCTTGCCACGGCCAGTAGCGCTGAAACCACGGAGGTCAGCCAATGA
- a CDS encoding acyl-CoA dehydrogenase family protein produces the protein MTAKPQSALISPLQTARQLAAEFALTAVERDERGGTPKAERDALRHSGLLALSIPTQFGGLGAHWSETLAIVREFAKVDSSIAHVFGFHHLMLATVRLFARPEQWQPWFEQTARKNWFWGNALNPLDTRTVVKNLGGWREFSGKKSFCSGASDSEMLIASAVDENAGGKLLIAAIPSGRSGISLHNDWNNIGQRQTDSGSATFERVRVEESELLLDPGPLSTPFACLRPLIAQLTFTHMFLGIAEGAFEEARQYTLTETRPWHKSTTQDVRQDPYVLGHYGEFWVALEGVRLLVERAANLLDKAWAKGPNLSAEERGHLATAIATAKVAATRNGLELCSRLFEVTGARSTHASLRLDRHWRNLRTQTLHDPVDYKLQELGDWALNQALPIPTFYS, from the coding sequence GTGACCGCCAAACCGCAAAGCGCCCTGATATCCCCGTTGCAGACCGCCCGCCAATTGGCCGCCGAGTTTGCCTTGACCGCCGTCGAGCGCGACGAGCGCGGCGGTACGCCCAAGGCCGAGCGTGATGCCCTGCGCCACAGCGGCCTGCTCGCGTTAAGTATTCCCACCCAGTTCGGCGGCCTCGGCGCCCACTGGAGTGAAACCCTGGCCATCGTGCGCGAGTTCGCCAAGGTCGACAGTTCGATTGCCCATGTTTTCGGTTTCCATCACCTGATGCTCGCCACCGTGCGCCTGTTCGCCCGGCCCGAGCAATGGCAGCCGTGGTTTGAACAAACCGCACGCAAGAACTGGTTCTGGGGCAATGCCCTCAACCCGCTCGACACCCGCACCGTGGTGAAAAACCTTGGCGGCTGGCGTGAGTTTTCCGGCAAGAAGAGTTTTTGCTCCGGCGCCAGCGATTCAGAAATGCTGATCGCCTCGGCGGTGGACGAAAACGCCGGCGGCAAGCTGTTGATCGCCGCCATTCCCAGCGGTCGCAGCGGCATCAGCCTGCACAACGACTGGAACAACATCGGTCAGCGCCAGACCGACAGCGGCAGCGCAACCTTTGAACGGGTGCGGGTCGAAGAGTCGGAACTGCTGCTTGATCCGGGGCCGTTGAGTACGCCGTTCGCCTGCCTGCGCCCGCTGATCGCCCAGTTGACCTTCACTCACATGTTCCTCGGCATCGCCGAAGGCGCCTTTGAAGAGGCGCGGCAATACACCCTCACCGAAACCCGGCCGTGGCATAAATCCACCACTCAGGATGTGCGCCAGGACCCTTATGTGCTCGGTCACTACGGCGAGTTCTGGGTGGCCCTCGAAGGCGTGCGGTTGCTGGTGGAACGTGCCGCCAACTTGCTCGACAAGGCCTGGGCCAAAGGTCCGAACCTGAGTGCCGAAGAACGCGGGCATCTCGCCACCGCCATCGCCACGGCCAAGGTCGCGGCGACGCGCAATGGCCTGGAACTGTGCAGCCGCTTGTTCGAAGTGACCGGCGCGCGTTCGACCCATGCCTCGCTGCGCCTGGACCGCCATTGGCGCAACCTGCGCACGCAAACCCTGCACGACCCGGTGGATTACAAACTCCAGGAACTGGGTGACTGGGCGCTGAACCAGGCCCTGCCGATTCCGACTTTCTATTCATAG
- a CDS encoding metal ABC transporter substrate-binding protein codes for MPISSLRSFLRLSLVGLLACLLTPLASADEAKRLRIGITLHPYYSYVANIVGDKAEVVPLIPAGFNPHAYEPRAEDIKRISGLDVIVLNGVGHDDFADRMIAASETPNVPVIEANENVPLLAATGVAARGAGKVVNPHTFLSISASIAQVNNIARELGKLDPANAKTYTDNARAYGKRLRKMRADALAKLTAAPNAELRVATVHAAYDYLLREFGLEVTAVVEPAHGIEPSPSQLKKTIDQLRELDVKVIFSEMDFPSTYVDTIQRESGVKLYPLSHISYGEYTADKYEKEMTGNLNTVVRAIQESGA; via the coding sequence ATGCCTATTTCATCGCTACGTTCTTTCCTGCGCCTGTCACTGGTCGGCCTGCTGGCCTGCCTGCTGACACCCCTGGCCAGTGCCGATGAGGCCAAGCGCCTGCGCATCGGCATCACCCTGCACCCGTATTACAGCTACGTGGCCAACATTGTCGGCGACAAGGCCGAAGTGGTGCCGCTGATTCCCGCCGGCTTCAACCCCCACGCCTACGAGCCGCGGGCCGAGGACATCAAGCGCATCAGCGGGCTCGACGTGATCGTGCTCAACGGCGTCGGCCATGACGACTTCGCCGACCGCATGATCGCCGCCAGCGAAACGCCGAACGTGCCGGTGATCGAGGCCAACGAAAACGTGCCGCTGCTGGCCGCCACCGGCGTCGCCGCCCGGGGCGCGGGCAAAGTGGTCAACCCACACACGTTCCTGTCGATCAGCGCCTCGATCGCCCAGGTCAACAACATCGCCCGCGAACTGGGAAAACTCGACCCGGCCAATGCCAAGACCTACACCGACAACGCCCGTGCCTACGGCAAGCGCTTGCGCAAGATGCGCGCCGACGCCCTGGCCAAATTGACCGCGGCGCCCAACGCCGAACTGCGCGTGGCCACGGTTCACGCCGCCTACGACTACCTGCTGCGCGAATTCGGCCTGGAAGTGACGGCGGTGGTCGAGCCGGCCCACGGCATCGAACCCAGCCCCAGCCAGCTGAAAAAGACCATCGACCAATTGCGTGAGCTGGACGTGAAAGTCATCTTCTCGGAGATGGATTTCCCCTCCACCTATGTCGACACCATCCAGCGCGAATCCGGGGTGAAGCTGTACCCGCTGTCGCATATCTCCTACGGCGAATACACCGCCGACAAGTACGAAAAGGAAATGACCGGCAACCTCAACACCGTGGTGCGGGCGATTCAGGAGTCCGGGGCATGA
- a CDS encoding DUF6162 family protein, giving the protein MSTPTTHIVRPAGAGHETLYVLLLCLMILAVAGSVVAWRGESQPVSSVNSHQLDARRDLSASEQGIYADLRVTLDEIHLLRQEQQSLPTPETLADEGFAPFAQDASSVSRGGHAWQLLDARAYFGQSQNVTVAGSFLMRLSADADAPDIWLNRATDLKAPVDLSDATLEGAGWQQVVAQFDAGVTRQHRH; this is encoded by the coding sequence ATGAGTACGCCCACCACGCACATCGTCCGCCCGGCCGGCGCCGGCCATGAAACCCTCTATGTCTTGCTGTTGTGCCTGATGATCCTGGCGGTGGCAGGTTCGGTGGTCGCCTGGCGCGGCGAGTCGCAGCCAGTGAGCAGCGTCAACAGTCATCAACTGGATGCCCGCCGCGATCTGAGCGCTTCCGAACAAGGCATCTACGCCGATTTACGCGTGACGCTGGATGAGATTCACTTGCTGCGCCAGGAACAACAGAGCCTGCCGACACCTGAAACCCTCGCCGATGAAGGCTTTGCCCCCTTTGCCCAGGACGCCAGCTCGGTCAGCCGCGGCGGCCATGCCTGGCAGTTGCTCGACGCCAGGGCGTACTTCGGGCAGAGCCAGAACGTCACCGTGGCCGGCTCGTTCCTGATGCGCCTGAGTGCAGACGCCGACGCCCCGGACATCTGGCTCAACCGCGCCACCGACCTCAAGGCCCCTGTCGACCTCAGCGACGCCACGCTCGAAGGCGCCGGCTGGCAGCAGGTCGTCGCGCAATTCGATGCCGGCGTGACCCGCCAGCACCGGCACTGA
- a CDS encoding methionine ABC transporter permease — MAELFKNIYWADIGQACLDTLSMLGAALGFTVLLGLPLGVLLFLTGKRQLHEAVGVYRVLSVIVNMLRSLPFIILLIVLIPLTTLLVGTSLGVPGTIPPLVVGCTPFFARLVETALREVDRGVVEATQAMGANTWQIIRYTLLPEARGGLLAAVTVTAIVLVDYTAMAGVIGGGGLGDLAIRYGYQRFQTDVMVVTVVLLLILVQALQMSGDRLVARYSHR, encoded by the coding sequence ATGGCCGAATTGTTCAAGAACATTTATTGGGCCGATATCGGCCAGGCCTGCCTCGACACCTTGAGCATGCTCGGCGCGGCACTGGGTTTTACCGTGCTGTTGGGTTTGCCGCTGGGGGTGCTGCTGTTCCTCACCGGCAAGCGCCAATTGCATGAAGCGGTCGGTGTCTACCGGGTGCTGTCGGTGATCGTGAACATGCTGCGTTCGCTGCCGTTCATCATTCTGCTGATTGTGCTGATCCCACTGACGACCCTGTTGGTGGGCACTTCGCTGGGCGTGCCGGGGACCATTCCACCGTTGGTGGTCGGTTGCACGCCGTTCTTCGCGCGGTTGGTGGAAACCGCGTTGCGCGAAGTCGATCGCGGGGTGGTGGAGGCGACCCAGGCCATGGGCGCCAACACCTGGCAAATCATTCGCTACACCTTGTTGCCGGAAGCCCGGGGAGGGCTGCTGGCAGCGGTCACGGTCACCGCGATCGTGCTGGTCGATTACACGGCGATGGCCGGGGTGATCGGCGGTGGCGGCCTGGGCGACCTGGCCATCCGCTACGGCTACCAGCGGTTCCAGACCGATGTGATGGTGGTCACCGTGGTGCTGTTGCTGATCCTGGTCCAGGCCCTGCAAATGAGCGGCGACCGACTGGTGGCACGTTACAGCCACCGCTGA
- a CDS encoding VOC family protein, whose amino-acid sequence MSVKPIPEGYHSITPYLGIQKAAEAIDFYKKAFGAIEVMRLSMPDGGIGHAELRIGDCPIMLGTPCDQGPLSNPDNSPSVGLHLYVTDVDKSYKQAIDAGGIVVSEVKDQFYGDRSGTLRDPYGHLWFMATRKEDLTQEQIEQRAKEMFQQG is encoded by the coding sequence ATGAGCGTTAAACCGATTCCAGAGGGTTATCACAGCATCACCCCGTACCTGGGCATTCAAAAAGCCGCCGAAGCCATCGACTTCTACAAAAAAGCCTTCGGCGCCATCGAAGTCATGCGCCTGAGCATGCCCGACGGTGGCATCGGCCACGCCGAACTGCGCATTGGCGATTGCCCGATCATGCTCGGCACTCCGTGCGATCAAGGGCCGTTGAGCAATCCAGACAACTCGCCGTCGGTGGGCCTGCATCTGTACGTGACCGATGTGGACAAGTCCTACAAACAGGCCATCGATGCTGGCGGCATCGTGGTTTCAGAGGTCAAGGATCAATTTTACGGCGACCGTTCCGGGACCTTGAGGGATCCCTATGGGCATCTGTGGTTCATGGCCACGCGTAAAGAGGACCTGACCCAGGAGCAGATCGAGCAGCGGGCGAAGGAGATGTTCCAGCAAGGGTGA
- a CDS encoding metal ABC transporter permease: protein MSYEAFRLMVQGWASSGYLPEALAYGFVVNALLAGLLIGPVLGGLGTLVVVKRFAFFSEAVGHAALTGVAIGILLGEPYTGPYGSLFGYCLLFGILLNYLRNRTGLAPDTLIGVFLSVSLALGASLLLILAGKINVHILENVLFGSVLTVNGNDLLVLAIVGSLVMALALPLYNRIMLASFNPQLAAVRGVAVKSLDYLFVILVTLITVAAVKVIGAILVGALLVIPAAAARLLSQSLKGFFWCSVLIATVSTLCGILAPIVFDLPIPSGAAIILVAGIAFALAAIARGVVPSLKGNLG, encoded by the coding sequence ATGAGTTACGAAGCTTTTCGATTGATGGTCCAGGGCTGGGCCTCGTCGGGTTATCTGCCTGAGGCGCTGGCCTATGGATTTGTGGTCAATGCCTTGCTCGCCGGCCTGTTGATCGGCCCGGTGCTGGGCGGCCTGGGCACCCTGGTGGTGGTCAAGCGCTTCGCGTTTTTCTCCGAAGCGGTGGGCCACGCGGCGCTGACCGGCGTGGCCATCGGCATCCTGCTGGGCGAACCCTATACCGGTCCCTACGGCAGCCTGTTCGGCTACTGCCTGCTGTTCGGCATCTTGCTCAACTACCTGCGCAACCGCACGGGCCTGGCGCCGGATACCTTGATCGGAGTGTTCCTGTCGGTGTCGTTGGCGCTGGGCGCCAGCCTGCTGCTGATCCTGGCGGGCAAGATCAACGTGCACATCCTGGAAAACGTACTGTTCGGCTCGGTGCTGACGGTCAACGGCAATGACCTGCTGGTACTGGCCATCGTCGGTTCGCTGGTCATGGCCCTGGCCTTGCCGCTGTACAACCGCATCATGCTCGCCAGCTTCAACCCGCAATTGGCGGCGGTGCGCGGGGTGGCGGTGAAGTCCCTGGATTACCTGTTCGTGATCCTGGTGACGCTGATCACCGTCGCCGCCGTGAAAGTCATCGGCGCCATCCTCGTCGGTGCGCTGCTGGTGATACCGGCCGCGGCGGCGCGTCTGCTCAGCCAGTCACTGAAGGGCTTCTTCTGGTGCTCGGTGCTGATCGCCACGGTGAGTACGCTGTGCGGGATTCTCGCGCCGATCGTATTTGACCTGCCGATCCCGTCCGGTGCCGCGATCATCCTGGTGGCCGGCATCGCCTTCGCCCTGGCCGCCATCGCGCGCGGCGTCGTCCCCAGCCTCAAAGGGAACCTTGGATAA
- a CDS encoding MetQ/NlpA family ABC transporter substrate-binding protein, with product MKKTLAILAALISLSAHANEKLTVGATPVPHAEILEFVKPTLAKEGVDLDIKVFTDFIQPNQQLALKNLDANYYQYRPFLDDYNKTRHTDLVPVVGVHIEPFGAYSTKIKNIAELKDGATVSIPNDPVNTGRALVLLHEAGLIKLKDPSNTLATQRDIVENPKHLKIRELEGALLARSVSQVDLAFVFANYALEAGIDTNSALIVEKGKSLYIEFLVARPDNINDPGLQKLAKALNSDEVRQFILTRYKGQIAPGF from the coding sequence ATGAAAAAGACCCTGGCCATACTGGCTGCCCTGATCTCGTTGAGCGCCCACGCCAACGAAAAACTCACCGTCGGCGCCACCCCGGTGCCGCACGCGGAAATCCTCGAATTCGTCAAACCGACACTGGCCAAGGAAGGCGTGGACCTGGACATCAAGGTGTTCACCGATTTCATCCAGCCCAACCAGCAGCTGGCGCTGAAGAATCTCGACGCCAACTATTACCAGTACCGGCCGTTTCTCGATGACTACAACAAGACCCGTCACACCGACCTGGTGCCGGTGGTGGGCGTGCACATCGAGCCGTTCGGCGCATATTCGACCAAAATCAAAAACATCGCCGAGCTCAAGGACGGCGCCACCGTTTCGATCCCCAACGACCCGGTCAACACCGGTCGCGCCCTGGTGCTCTTGCACGAAGCGGGTCTGATCAAGCTCAAGGACCCGAGCAACACCCTGGCGACCCAACGGGACATCGTCGAAAACCCCAAGCACCTGAAAATCCGTGAACTGGAGGGCGCACTGCTGGCGCGTTCGGTGAGTCAGGTCGACCTGGCGTTCGTTTTCGCCAACTACGCCCTGGAGGCCGGGATCGATACCAACAGTGCCTTGATCGTGGAGAAGGGCAAGAGCCTCTACATCGAGTTCCTGGTGGCACGGCCGGACAATATCAACGACCCGGGCCTGCAGAAACTGGCCAAGGCGTTGAACTCCGATGAGGTGCGGCAGTTCATCCTGACCCGCTACAAAGGCCAGATCGCGCCGGGGTTCTAA
- a CDS encoding metal ABC transporter ATP-binding protein, with product MTSKETILADAQSPVGASLLAKASSQATLSSNDAPQSRAGSLPQVSGPTLDFADVSLTLGRTTILDNVTFQVRPGSVHALVGPNGGGKSSLIKTLLGQMPHQGRLSLQWPGEPGTIGYVPQALEFDRGLPMTVDDFMAAMCQRRPAFLGLSKHYTKAIGEALERVGMQDKRKRRMGALSGGERQRVLLAQGLIPAPQLLVLDEPMSALDEAGIRVFERLLGDWRAAGITVLWIEHDLEAVGRLADHVTGLNRRVLFDATPQQALTPDRLLTLFSTHPRSLA from the coding sequence ATGACATCGAAAGAAACCATCCTGGCCGATGCACAATCCCCTGTGGGAGCGAGCCTGCTCGCGAAGGCGTCCAGCCAGGCGACATTATCATCGAATGACGCACCGCAATCGCGAGCAGGCTCACTCCCACAGGTTTCGGGGCCGACCCTGGATTTCGCCGACGTCAGCCTGACCCTCGGTCGCACGACGATCCTCGACAACGTCACTTTCCAGGTTCGGCCCGGCAGCGTGCATGCGCTGGTCGGCCCTAACGGTGGCGGCAAAAGTTCGCTGATCAAGACCCTGCTCGGGCAGATGCCGCACCAGGGCCGCTTGAGCCTGCAATGGCCGGGCGAACCGGGGACGATCGGCTACGTGCCCCAGGCACTGGAATTCGATCGCGGCCTGCCAATGACCGTCGACGATTTCATGGCTGCGATGTGCCAGCGGCGCCCGGCGTTCCTCGGCTTGAGCAAGCACTACACGAAGGCGATTGGCGAGGCGCTGGAACGGGTCGGCATGCAGGACAAGCGCAAGCGGCGCATGGGGGCGCTGTCGGGTGGCGAACGCCAGCGGGTACTGTTGGCGCAAGGGCTGATTCCGGCACCACAACTGCTGGTGCTCGACGAACCGATGTCGGCCCTCGATGAAGCCGGCATCCGGGTGTTCGAACGCTTGCTAGGCGACTGGCGCGCGGCGGGCATCACCGTGCTGTGGATCGAGCACGATCTGGAAGCGGTTGGACGCCTGGCCGATCACGTCACCGGGCTCAACCGCCGCGTGCTGTTCGACGCCACGCCGCAACAGGCGCTGACCCCCGATCGCCTGCTGACCTTGTTCTCGACCCATCCACGGAGCCTAGCCTGA